From the genome of Trachemys scripta elegans isolate TJP31775 chromosome 2, CAS_Tse_1.0, whole genome shotgun sequence:
GCACTTTTTTATGTTAGACATGCTAACTTCAAGGACAATTTTgaaatcccttccctcccacaaccCCAGCTGGTTTTAAGGAAGGCTCACCTTAACTTTCCTGTCATCTGCTGTGGTCTCCTCAAACTCCTCACCCAGCTTGAAAGAGATCTCTGTATTTTTGAAGGTGCTCTCTGTTTTGATGGTTATTACATCTCCATTGGTGCTTATGATTACATTGGGCTTGGCCACACCAGCCATTTTCCTAGTAGCAAAGCCCACACCTGTAGATCAGACAGGAGACTATATTAGATAGTCTATTCACTTTCAGAACACCCTCTTACCTAGTGTTGTTGCTTTCAACTAAGGGGAGGCAGGGGATCAGGGATTTAAAACATTTATGACTTGTTTCCACAAGAATCTGTCCTTGCTCTTTATGTTTTAGTAATCCTGCATTTCAAGGCTGCCTGAAGCTTCTGATAAAAGCCATTCCAAGCCCAGTCCAGGGAATATGAAGTCAGGATATTTTTTGTACAGCAACTATTCTGAAGTGCAATGCAAATTAAATCCTTTTAGTGAATTAAACTCCAAGGACATATACAGCTGAATGTTTAAGAGCCTAGAGAATCCTGGTGAGTCAATTTCACCAAGTTATGCAACCTTTTACCTCCAAAGAGCATAAACATTTTTAGAGTTATTTAGATCCCCCCTGCTTTCCCCAAACCACTGTTTGCTACAGAACTAGTAGCAGTTGAAAAGTGACTAAAAGGAAAATTTTAGGAAAGAAGCTGGGAACACTAGTGCTCTCCATAAGATTTAGGAGAATTTTCCAGGGTGCTCAAGTCTCGTTAAGAAAAACAGGACTTAGAAGTCTGTTTGAGACTTTTGCTTCTAGTCTCTAAATGAAAGGCTTGTTAGATTACAGTACTAACTCAGAATAAGCTAGTCAGAGTCCCCAGTCAGTCTATGGGAGAGATAAGACCCTTTAAAACCAACTTCAACTTAAAACTGGGAGTTTTTAGAGAAGCTTATTACCCAGTCAAGACTTCTCCAGGTATCTAGTCAGGAGTCCATGCAATTCCCTAATTTAAAAGCACACTAGCCAGCTAGCAGCAACTACTTCCAGACCTTAACAAATTCCAGTTCCAATGAACCACAAATTCTAGTACTCCAATATCAACACAAGATTGTACTTCAATGAAACAGTTAGACAGAAATCCAGATTAGACAGGTGTTTAATTACTGACCTTATTATAGTCTCAGCTTTCTACTGCTTTGTGTTTCCAAGGCACTGAGCATGTCAATGGATTTTTCTACCCCAGACAATAGCACTACTGAATTATTTCTACTAGAAATTAATTATGCATTATTCAATTAACAGGATACTACTCCCTCCAGTCCAATTCCTTCTACATTAAGAAGCTTGACCACACTAAACCAAGCAACTAGCTTCCCCAAGAACTCTGCAGTTTAAGATTGTGTGGCTAAGACAGTTTATCAGCCAgggaaggaggcgggggggggggggggaagcccttCATGAACAGTACAGGAAAGTTCCCAAAgccaggaagaagaagaaagctgGATTAAAATACGAATTCAGTTATCTTTCCCTATGCAGACACAGATCTATAACCAGAGGTAACCCCACATAGCATTCCTTACCCAGTTCTCTCATATAGTCCTCAAAGTTTTCACTGGAAATGAGTTTCCAGGTGCCTACAAATAGATCACACATTATGTGAAGCTTATTAAACAGGCTTTTGCAGGAATCAGGCAACAGTTCTCAGTATCAGACAGGAAGGTGGTATGAATTCTATAAGATCACATAGCCTCTTTAAAAAGGAGCCTTGACCATGTGATCCTCTGGGATGCCCAATGGTGAGAGAGAATATCAGGAACTCCAATTATGagcatttctctttttttcctttttagtagGTCATAGTGTTGTTATTCCTTTATCCTCATTGGCACATGGATCACTGTGTCCTCAGCACTTAATGGTCTTTAGCATTCAAAAATACTTTgccttaaagaaaaatatttaaaaagcattttgttcAGGAAGAAAAGTCTGCAGCATTAGGCCCTGatcagtgggacaactcacagTGCTTAATAAAGTTAATCACGTGtaaatttttgcaggattggagttTGACTCAGCTTCTGTTCAGCTGACATTTCTTGCACCTGCTTAGACCTTGCTATGACCCCaagaacagatttttgcccttttCCTGCAACTGAATGTGCATGAGTGGCTCTCTGTCCATGTGGAACTCTGTTGTTAGTTGCAGGATCTGGGTCAGAGTTTATCCTAATCCCATTAGGGTTGCATAtctattaaaatatattgtattgTTCCTATCCACGGAATTCTATTGCTATTTGTTAAGTGCCAATGGTGTGCTTAGTGCAGAATGGGACAGGAAAGGAGACAATGTTCCTGCTCTTAGAAACTTGTGCctagatccccaaaggtatttaggcacctgacgttcattgaaatcaatgggagataggtgcctaaatacctttaatgaTCTGGgccttacaatctaaacagatggACAGCAAAAACACTGGTAGAGCCATGGGAAGGTTTGATTATAGAAATTTATGCTCCCTACTTCTTGTTGCATTTCTTCCCTCTTTATTAAACAAATATAGTTAGAGTAATAGATTTTTGAGACCAGAGGGGAGCATTAtgctcatctgacctcctgcagaacacaagCAACAGATTTCACACACAACACACCAGAACACATCCAGCACCCCTAGGCTTCATGTTAGAAGTGAGTTTTGAGGAGAGGGACCTTACTGAGGAGATTCCTATTAAAGCTGGACCTCTCTGAGCAAACCAGGCAGCAGATCTTTTTTCTGTCAAGGTTCAGGTAGCAGAAAGTGTGGTATGCTTGGGCAGGGAGGAGATTTCAGGTCAGTTAAACTGGTAAATTTCTGAAGCTCTACTGGAGTATCTAAGAGGATTCTCCAATGAAGTGCCTGCTCTTTGTTGGTTTAAGCACTGATTCTGTAAAGGGGCTTCAGGGAAATCCATGTGTCTGACTAGCTGCATTACATGCACAGGCTGCACTCTTCTCAACATGTGCCTTGCAACACATGCCGAGGGTCAATTACTGCACATCTCTCTTAGCTGGGCTTCCAGCAAGTCTTCATTAGTTATAGCTTGTAAAGACTGAGCATTGTTGTGATGATCACAATCACTAGCAATCTTAAATGGGCTATCTATAAGGTAACAGATTGATTTTAAGGTGGTCttgttagtttttaaaatcaTGGAAGGGGCTTGGTGATATTTGAGacctaactcccctccccccacgcacTCTCCAATTGAGCAGCATCTTGGCATGTATCTGTGTTCTGGCACCACCTACCCTTAGAAGTTTCACTATTGTGATTTATATCAGGGAAAGTGTGGTCTAGTGATTGGAGCACTACAGTGGGACCCAGAGAAGACTTGGATTCTATTCTTAGCTCTTGGCACTCACCTGCTGTgtaatcttggacaagtcactgtgcctttgtttcccctccaACCCTTTGCCTTGTGTATTTAGATTGTCAGCTATTTGGGGCACGGACTatcttgttatgtgtttgtataacacctagcacaatggggccctgatctcgattgggcctctaggcactatgtCTAAACACAAATAATAACTAATATTAGTATTAGAAGGCAACTGAGCTTTTACCATAGTGGCCAATGCACCATTTGCTCAACTCTCTTTCTAACTGCCTTTGAAGTTCCAGTGCCAAAAAGCAGCCCTTAAGGCAGTGGTGTCAGCTCCTGCCAGTGGGAACATTCCGCTGGTGTAGAGCCATTGTAGAAGTTAAAGTTGGGCATCTGGGCccaagcaggggtgctggaacaatttttacagtgggggtgctgagagccattgaaccaaactgtaaaccctgtatgtgatggaaaccacttcaagccaggaggtgctgccacacccccaggacctctagttccagcacctatgggcccaagtgctttataaataacattattaattaatattattattattattaggagtttttttaaacaattaacttCTTGAGCCTTCACACATCCCTTTAAGACTGTGCTGCTCTTGTCTTGGAATGGTGATTttcttattttgtgtttttatttctggAAAAGCTATGTTTCAAATTGGGGTtacaattgtgattttttttaatcctttgctGTATTTACTGACTGTGGATTTGTGCTAAAAGAAATCAAACTAAAATTCTATTGACTGATGTCCATGATATCTTTCCTAATTGGTCGTCTCAGAATGTCACATGTTCAGATcagctttaaaaacagactttcaGGGCCTATATAGCTTATGCTCTTTCCTTGGCTCTctctttgagaactgctgttgtTTTCTTGAGTGTGTCTACCCAGCAAATCCTCACAATGTGTGATCTGTTCCTGGGAACGTGGAAACTCAGCTCTAGTGAAAAATTTGATGACTATATGAAAGAGCTGGGTGAGTAATGTTATAATGTGTGGGATTTAGAAAGGATATGCTCTAGTTGAACTCTGCTCCTACATTTCTTCTCTCTGGCCCTGGGGATTCTGGCACTTTGCAGCTTCTTAGTGCTCATTTTTTCAGAAGGGAAATGAGGTGTTTATTTTGAGAACTGTAAGCTGACAAGGGGAAGTGGCTCTCTAATGTGAACTGTTCTCAAAAATGCTGCCCCTAGGGCTGCTCTTAATGGAAGACTGGATAtgtctttgggggggggggggggggggtatagtGGACTACTGAAAAGAGAGAATAGCAGGGGTGAGGTAACTAAACATTATGAAACTTAAATTCTAGGTAACATGGGGCCTAGGCCTCCACTGTATTGCATCTCATGTAGTCATttgtacctgtgcaaagtgactaCCAAATGCTACCTTTCTTAACTGGTCTTTCTTTGTTACTTTGCATGAATGACTCAAAGTGCAAATCAATGAAGAATTAGGCCTATAGCATTGTTTCAACAAAGCTTTGTTCACCTTATAAGTGAACTGGAATATCTTGCTGACTCTTATAGATGCTACCTCAACAAGGCTATTGATTAATGTGCCTTTCTGTAATTTAACTCAAACTGTACATGAGAGGACTCCTCTGTGAGACATGATACACTTGTGCTTGTAACACTGATGTTCTTTCTTAGTAAGACTACTATATACACTTTACTTCACCTCAGTTGAACTAAAGGGTCTAAACACTATGGTAACAAACTGCTGGTAAAGAGAGCACAGTAAACTAGTCCTATTCTTATTCCTTTAACGTTTAACCCATGACCTTAATGTTTATCTCTAAGTATCTGAGACATTGTGTGTAACTTGCAGGTGTGAGTTTAGCCACCCGGAAACTGGGCAGCCTAACCAAACCCATTGTGACTATCAGCATTGATGGGGATGTGCTAACAATCCAAACCAAGAGCACTTTCAAAAGTACTGAGGTCTCGTTCAAGCTTGGGGAGGAGTTTGAGGAAACTacagcagatgacagaaaaacaaAGGTGAGGGCTAAACAATGGGGGCAAAGTGACAAGCCTTCTAGAGGCAAAACCCCAATCTTTCCTAACCTCCTGCAAACTGAATCACTTCTAACACTGCAGGACAGTGGGCTAAACACTTTACTTTatgtgaggtttttgtttgtttgttttttggtagagTATTGTAACCTTAGATGATGGCTCACTGACTCAGGTGCAGAAGTGGAATGGCAAGGAGACCACAATAAAGAGAAGATTAGTGGATGGGAAGATGGTGGTGGTGAGTTCATTCCTGCTATTTGATCACTGAAAGTAGTATCTCAACAGTAAATGCTCTACAAGTTGAACTGTAGTGAAGATGACCAAGTAActaactttaagaaaaaaaatctggagggAAAATCTTAGAGGCAAAGAACACTACCTTATGTCAGCACTTCATTGTTGCTTCtccaagccctggtctacactcgggagagggggaggaggggggagaatcgatctaagttaagcgacttcagctatgtgaataacatagctgaagtcaacgtacttagacttactcaccgcggtgtcttcattgcagtgagttgactgctgctgctcccccgtcaactccgcctctGCCTCATGTGGTAGTGGAGTACAGTAGTTGACGGAGTGCTCAGGGgggatttattgcatctagactagatgtgataaatcaatccccgctggatcgatcgctgccaatctggcgggtagtgaagacatacccatagtgttcTCTGAAAACCACGTGTGATAGTATTTGTTGAACTGCATATGGAAGCATTTTAGAATCATACTGTAACTTCCCCCCCTTTAGGAATGTACCATGAACAATGTCACGTGCATCAGAATATATGAGAAAGCAAGAGGACATTAATCCCTGCCCACTGGACT
Proteins encoded in this window:
- the LOC117873611 gene encoding fatty acid-binding protein, adipocyte-like, whose protein sequence is MCDLFVGTWKLISSENFEDYMRELGVGFATRKMAGVAKPNVIISTNGDVITIKTESTFKNTEISFKLGEEFEETTADDRKVKSIITLDNGSLIQVQKWDGKETTLIRKLVDGKLVVECTMNNVTCTRVYETA
- the LOC117871659 gene encoding myelin P2 protein-like — encoded protein: MCDLFLGTWKLSSSEKFDDYMKELGVSLATRKLGSLTKPIVTISIDGDVLTIQTKSTFKSTEVSFKLGEEFEETTADDRKTKSIVTLDDGSLTQVQKWNGKETTIKRRLVDGKMVVECTMNNVTCIRIYEKARGH